In Escherichia ruysiae, a genomic segment contains:
- the waaH gene encoding UDP-glucuronate:LPS(HepIII) glycosyltransferase codes for MMNSTNKLSVIIPLYNAGDDFRTCMESLIAQTWTALEIIIINDGSTDNSVEIAKHYAENFPHVRLLHQANAGASVARNRGIEAATGKYVAFVDADDEVYPTMYETLMTMALEDDLDVAQCNADWCFRETGETWQSIPTDRLRSTGVLTGPDWLRMGLSSRRWTHVVWMGVYRRDVIVKNNIKFIAGLHHQDIVWTTEFMFNALRARYTEQSLYKYYLHNTSVSRLNRQGNKNLNYQRHYIKITRLLEKLNRNYADKIMIYPEFHQQITYEALRVCHAVRKEPDIITRQRMIAEIFTSGMYKRLITNVRSVKVGYQALLWSFRLWQWRDKTRSHHRITRSAFNLR; via the coding sequence ATGATGAACAGCACCAATAAACTTAGTGTTATTATCCCGTTATATAATGCGGGTGATGATTTCCGCACTTGTATGGAATCTTTAATTGCGCAAACCTGGACTGCTCTGGAAATCATTATTATTAACGATGGTTCAACGGATAATTCTGTTGAAATAGCAAAGCATTACGCAGAAAACTTTCCTCACGTTCGTTTGTTGCATCAGGCGAATGCTGGAGCATCGGTGGCGCGTAATCGCGGGATCGAGGCAGCGACGGGCAAATATGTTGCTTTTGTCGATGCTGATGATGAAGTCTATCCCACCATGTACGAAACGCTGATGACAATGGCGTTAGAGGACGATCTCGATGTGGCGCAGTGCAATGCTGACTGGTGTTTTCGTGAAACGGGGGAAACCTGGCAATCCATCCCCACCGATCGCCTTCGCTCAACCGGCGTATTAACCGGCCCGGACTGGCTGCGGATGGGACTTTCTTCTCGCCGCTGGACTCACGTTGTCTGGATGGGGGTTTATCGCAGAGACGTTATTGTAAAAAATAACATTAAATTTATTGCTGGATTACATCATCAGGATATTGTCTGGACAACAGAATTTATGTTTAACGCGCTGCGTGCGCGATATACCGAACAATCGTTATATAAATATTATCTGCATAATACGTCAGTGAGTCGGTTGAATCGACAAGGAAATAAAAATCTTAATTATCAACGGCACTATATTAAAATTACCCGCCTGCTGGAGAAATTAAATAGAAATTATGCCGACAAAATTATGATTTATCCGGAATTTCATCAACAAATAACTTACGAAGCATTGCGCGTTTGCCATGCGGTGCGCAAAGAACCGGATATTATTACCCGCCAGCGGATGATTGCCGAGATATTTACTTCCGGCATGTATAAGCGTCTGATTACTAATGTCCGCAGCGTAAAGGTGGGTTATCAGGCATTACTGTGGTCTTTCCGCTTATGGCAATGGCGCGACAAAACACGGTCGCACCATCGCATTACGCGCAGCGCCTTTAATTTGCGCTAG
- the kbl gene encoding glycine C-acetyltransferase: MRGEFYQQLTNDLETARAEGLFKEERIITSAQQADITVADGSHVINFCANNYLGLANHPELIAAAKAGMDSHGFGMASVRFICGTQDSHKELEQKLAAFLGMEDAILYSSCFDANGGLFETLLGAEDAIISDALNHASIIDGVRLCKAKRYRYANNNMQELEARLKEAREAGARHVLIATDGVFSMDGVIANLKGVCDLADIYDALVMVDDSHAVGFVGENGRGSHEYCDVMGRVDIITGTLGKALGGASGGYTAARKEVVEWLRQRSRPYLFSNSLAPAIVAASIKVLEMVEAGSELRDRLWANARQFREQMSAAGFTLAGADHAIIPVMLGDAVVAQKFARELQKEGIYVTGFFYPVVPKGQARIRTQMSAAHTPEQITRAVEAFTRIGKQLGVIA, encoded by the coding sequence ATGCGTGGAGAATTTTATCAGCAGTTAACCAACGACCTGGAAACCGCACGGGCGGAAGGGTTGTTTAAAGAAGAGCGCATTATCACGTCTGCGCAGCAAGCAGACATCACTGTGGCTGATGGAAGCCACGTCATCAACTTTTGTGCCAACAACTATCTTGGGCTGGCGAACCATCCAGAGCTGATTGCGGCGGCAAAAGCGGGAATGGATTCTCATGGTTTCGGCATGGCTTCAGTACGTTTTATCTGCGGCACTCAGGATAGCCATAAAGAGCTTGAGCAGAAACTGGCGGCATTCCTGGGTATGGAAGATGCGATTCTCTACTCTTCCTGTTTTGATGCCAACGGCGGCCTGTTTGAAACGCTGCTGGGCGCGGAAGACGCCATTATCTCCGACGCACTGAACCACGCGTCTATTATTGATGGTGTGCGTCTGTGCAAAGCCAAACGTTATCGCTATGCCAACAACAATATGCAGGAGCTGGAAGCGCGTTTAAAAGAAGCGCGTGAAGCCGGAGCGCGACATGTGCTGATTGCCACCGACGGCGTGTTCTCGATGGACGGCGTGATTGCCAACCTGAAAGGCGTTTGCGATTTGGCAGATATTTACGATGCGCTGGTGATGGTGGATGACTCCCACGCGGTTGGTTTTGTCGGTGAAAACGGTCGTGGTTCCCATGAATACTGCGATGTGATGGGTCGTGTCGATATTATCACCGGCACGCTGGGTAAAGCCTTAGGCGGTGCTTCTGGTGGTTACACTGCTGCGCGCAAAGAAGTGGTTGAGTGGCTGCGCCAGCGTTCTCGTCCGTACCTGTTCTCCAACTCGCTGGCACCAGCGATTGTCGCCGCTTCCATTAAAGTGCTGGAGATGGTCGAAGCGGGCAGCGAACTGCGTGACCGCCTGTGGGCTAACGCGCGTCAGTTCCGTGAGCAAATGTCGGCGGCGGGCTTTACCCTGGCGGGTGCCGATCACGCTATTATTCCGGTCATGCTTGGCGATGCGGTAGTGGCGCAGAAATTTGCCCGCGAGCTGCAAAAAGAGGGTATTTACGTCACCGGGTTCTTCTATCCGGTCGTACCGAAAGGTCAGGCGCGTATTCGTACCCAGATGTCTGCGGCGCATACTCCTGAGCAAATTACGCGTGCGGTAGAAGCGTTCACGCGTATTGGTAAACAACTGGGCGTAATTGCCTGA
- the tdh gene encoding L-threonine 3-dehydrogenase: MKALSKLKAEEGIWMTDVPVPELGHNDLLIKIRKTAICGTDVHIYNWDEWSQKTIPVPMVVGHEYVGEVVGIGQEVKGFQIGDRVSGEGHITCGHCRNCRGGRTHLCRNTIGVGVNRPGCFAEYLVIPAFNAFKIPDNISDDLAAIFDPFGNAVHTALSFDLVGEDVLVSGAGPIGIMAAAVAKHVGARNVVITDVNEYRLELARKMGITRAVNVAKENLNDVMAELGMTEGFDVGLEMSGAPPAFRTMLDTMNHGGRIAMLGIPPSDMSIDWTKVIFKGLFIKGIYGREMFETWYKMAALIQSGLDLSPIITHRFSIDDFQKGFDAMRSGQSGKVILSWD, encoded by the coding sequence ATGAAAGCGTTATCCAAACTGAAAGCGGAAGAGGGCATCTGGATGACTGACGTTCCTGTACCGGAACTCGGGCATAACGATCTGCTGATTAAAATCCGTAAAACAGCCATCTGCGGGACTGACGTTCACATCTATAACTGGGATGAGTGGTCGCAAAAAACCATCCCGGTGCCGATGGTCGTGGGCCATGAGTATGTTGGTGAAGTGGTGGGCATTGGTCAGGAAGTGAAAGGCTTCCAGATTGGCGATCGCGTGTCTGGCGAAGGTCATATCACCTGCGGTCATTGCCGTAACTGCCGTGGTGGTCGTACCCATCTGTGCCGCAACACGATCGGCGTCGGCGTTAACCGTCCGGGCTGCTTCGCCGAATATCTGGTGATTCCGGCGTTCAACGCCTTCAAAATCCCCGACAATATCTCCGACGACTTAGCCGCAATTTTCGATCCGTTCGGAAATGCTGTACACACGGCACTGTCGTTTGATTTAGTGGGCGAAGATGTTCTGGTTTCTGGTGCAGGCCCGATTGGTATTATGGCGGCGGCAGTGGCGAAACATGTCGGCGCGCGTAATGTGGTTATCACCGACGTTAATGAATATCGTCTCGAACTGGCGCGCAAAATGGGTATTACGCGTGCAGTTAACGTCGCGAAAGAAAATCTCAATGACGTGATGGCGGAGCTAGGCATGACCGAAGGTTTTGATGTCGGTCTGGAAATGTCCGGTGCGCCGCCAGCGTTTCGTACCATGCTCGACACCATGAACCACGGTGGCCGTATTGCGATGCTAGGTATTCCACCTTCTGACATGTCGATCGACTGGACAAAAGTGATCTTTAAAGGCTTGTTCATTAAAGGCATTTACGGTCGTGAGATGTTTGAAACCTGGTACAAGATGGCGGCGCTGATTCAGTCTGGCCTCGATCTCTCGCCAATCATTACCCATCGTTTCTCCATCGATGATTTCCAGAAGGGCTTCGACGCTATGCGTTCAGGCCAGTCCGGGAAAGTTATCCTGAGCTGGGATTAA
- the rfaF gene encoding ADP-heptose--LPS heptosyltransferase RfaF, whose translation MKILVIGPSWVGDMMMSQSLYRTLQARYPQAIIDVMAPAWCRPLLSRMPEVNEAIPMPLGHGSLEIGERRKLGHSLRDKRYDRAYVLPNSFKSALVPFFAGIPHRTGWRGEMRYGLLNDVRVLDKEDWPLMVERYVALAYDKGVMRTAQDLPKPLLWPQLQVSEGEKSYTCNQFSLSSERPMIGFCPGAEFGPAKRWPHYHYAELAKQLIDEGYQVVLFGSAKDHEAGNEILAALNTEQQAWCRNLAGETQLDQAVILIAACKAIVTNDSGLMHVAAALNRPLVALYGPSSPDFTPPLSHKARVIRLITGYHKVRKGDAAEGYHQSLIDITPQRVLEELNALLLQEEA comes from the coding sequence ATGAAGATTTTGGTGATAGGCCCGTCTTGGGTTGGCGACATGATGATGTCGCAAAGTCTCTATCGCACGCTCCAGGCGCGCTATCCCCAGGCGATAATCGACGTGATGGCACCGGCATGGTGCCGTCCGTTATTATCGCGGATGCCGGAAGTTAACGAAGCTATCCCTATGCCTCTCGGTCACGGTTCGCTGGAAATCGGCGAACGCCGCAAGCTGGGACATAGCCTGCGCGATAAACGTTACGACCGCGCCTACGTCTTACCCAACTCCTTTAAATCCGCATTAGTGCCTTTCTTCGCGGGAATTCCTCATCGCACCGGCTGGCGTGGTGAAATGCGCTACGGTTTGCTCAACGATGTGCGCGTGCTTGATAAAGAAGACTGGCCGCTAATGGTGGAACGCTATGTCGCGCTGGCCTATGACAAAGGCGTAATGCGTACCGCACAAGATCTACCAAAACCGTTGTTATGGCCGCAATTGCAGGTGAGCGAAGGTGAAAAATCGTATACCTGTAACCAATTTTCCCTCTCATCAGAACGTCCGATGATTGGCTTTTGCCCAGGAGCGGAGTTTGGCCCAGCAAAACGCTGGCCGCACTACCACTACGCAGAGCTGGCAAAGCAGCTAATTGATGAAGGTTATCAGGTGGTTCTGTTTGGTTCGGCGAAAGATCATGAGGCGGGCAATGAGATACTCGCCGCACTGAATACTGAGCAGCAGGCATGGTGTCGTAATCTGGCGGGAGAAACGCAGCTTGATCAAGCCGTTATTCTGATTGCGGCCTGTAAAGCCATTGTCACCAACGATTCTGGTCTGATGCACGTCGCAGCGGCACTGAATCGTCCGCTGGTCGCACTGTATGGGCCAAGCAGCCCGGACTTTACGCCGCCGCTTTCTCATAAAGCGCGAGTCATTCGTCTGATTACTGGCTACCACAAAGTGCGTAAAGGCGATGCCGCAGAAGGGTATCACCAGAGTCTGATCGACATTACTCCCCAGCGCGTACTGGAAGAACTCAACGCACTGTTGTTACAAGAGGAAGCCTGA
- the rfaC gene encoding lipopolysaccharide heptosyltransferase RfaC — translation MRVLIVKTSSMGDVLHTLPALTDAQQAIPGITFDWVVEEGFAQIPSWHAAVERVIPVAIRRWRKAWFSAPIKAERKAFRETLQAENYDAIIDAQGLVKSAALVTRLAHGIKHGMDWQTAREPLASLFYNRKHHIAKQQHAVERTRELFAKSLGYSKPQTQGDYAIAQHFLANPPADAGEYAVFLHATTRDDKHWPEEHWRELIGLLADSGIRIKLPWGAPHEEARAKRLAEGFDYVDVLPKMSLEGVASVLAGAKFVVSVDTGLSHLTAALDKPNITVYGSTDPGLIGGYGKNQVVCRAPDKDLAHLTAETVLKKINS, via the coding sequence ATGCGGGTTCTTATCGTCAAAACATCGTCGATGGGCGATGTCCTCCATACGCTGCCCGCGCTAACCGATGCGCAGCAGGCAATCCCTGGAATAACGTTTGATTGGGTGGTGGAAGAAGGTTTTGCGCAGATCCCTTCCTGGCACGCCGCCGTTGAACGGGTTATTCCGGTAGCGATACGCCGCTGGCGTAAAGCGTGGTTTTCTGCCCCTATTAAAGCGGAGCGGAAAGCGTTTCGTGAAACGCTACAGGCAGAAAACTATGATGCGATTATTGATGCGCAAGGGCTGGTAAAAAGCGCAGCACTGGTGACGCGTCTGGCGCATGGCATTAAGCATGGAATGGACTGGCAAACCGCTCGCGAACCACTGGCAAGCCTGTTTTACAATCGCAAACATCATATTGCCAAACAGCAGCACGCCGTAGAGCGCACCCGTGAGCTGTTCGCCAAAAGCCTGGGTTACAGCAAACCACAGACTCAGGGCGACTATGCCATTGCGCAGCATTTCCTGGCTAACCCGCCGGCGGATGCAGGCGAATACGCCGTATTTCTTCATGCGACGACCCGTGATGATAAACACTGGCCGGAAGAACACTGGCGAGAATTAATTGGCTTACTGGCAGATTCAGGGATTCGCATTAAACTTCCCTGGGGCGCACCACATGAAGAAGCGCGGGCGAAAAGGCTGGCGGAAGGATTTGATTATGTCGACGTATTGCCGAAGATGAGTCTGGAAGGTGTTGCCAGCGTGCTGGCTGGGGCGAAATTCGTGGTTTCGGTGGATACGGGATTAAGCCATTTAACTGCGGCTCTGGATAAACCTAATATCACTGTATATGGATCGACCGATCCGGGATTAATTGGCGGGTATGGGAAGAATCAGGTGGTTTGTAGGGCGCCAGATAAAGATCTCGCTCATCTGACTGCAGAGACAGTATTAAAAAAAATCAATTCCTGA
- the rfaD gene encoding ADP-glyceromanno-heptose 6-epimerase codes for MIIVTGGAGFIGSNIVKALNDKGITDILVVDNLKDGTKFVNLVDLNIADYMDKEDFLIQIMAGEEFGDVEAIFHEGACSSTTEWDGKYMMDNNYQYSKELLHYCLEREIPFLYASSAATYGGRTSDFIESREYEKPLNVYGYSKFLFDEYVRQILPEANSQIVGFRYFNVYGPREGHKGSMASVAFHLNTQLNNGESPKLFEGSENFKRDFVYVGDVADVNLWFLENGVSGIFNLGTGRAESFQAVADATLAYHKKGQIEYIPFPDKLKGRYQAFTQADLTNLRAAGYDKPFKTVAEGVTEYMAWLNRDA; via the coding sequence ATGATCATCGTTACCGGCGGCGCGGGCTTTATCGGCAGCAACATCGTTAAGGCCCTGAATGATAAAGGCATCACCGATATTCTGGTGGTGGACAACCTGAAAGACGGCACCAAGTTTGTGAACCTGGTGGATCTGAATATCGCGGACTATATGGATAAGGAAGACTTCCTGATCCAGATTATGGCTGGCGAAGAGTTCGGCGATGTCGAAGCGATTTTCCACGAAGGCGCGTGCTCATCCACCACCGAGTGGGATGGCAAGTATATGATGGATAACAACTATCAATACTCCAAAGAGCTGCTGCACTACTGCCTGGAGCGCGAAATTCCGTTCCTGTATGCATCTTCCGCAGCGACCTATGGCGGACGCACCTCCGACTTTATTGAATCCCGCGAATACGAAAAACCACTTAACGTCTACGGTTACTCAAAATTCCTGTTTGATGAATATGTTCGTCAGATTCTGCCAGAAGCGAACTCGCAGATTGTTGGCTTCCGTTATTTCAACGTTTATGGGCCGCGTGAAGGTCATAAAGGCAGCATGGCGAGCGTCGCTTTCCATCTCAACACTCAACTTAACAACGGTGAATCACCGAAGCTGTTCGAAGGTAGCGAGAACTTCAAACGCGACTTCGTCTACGTGGGCGACGTGGCAGATGTGAATCTGTGGTTCCTGGAAAATGGCGTTTCCGGCATCTTCAACCTCGGCACTGGTCGTGCTGAATCCTTCCAGGCAGTAGCAGATGCAACACTGGCTTATCACAAGAAGGGTCAGATCGAATACATTCCGTTCCCGGATAAACTGAAAGGCCGCTATCAAGCGTTTACTCAGGCGGATCTGACTAATCTGCGCGCGGCGGGTTACGACAAACCGTTCAAAACCGTTGCTGAAGGTGTAACGGAATATATGGCCTGGCTGAATCGCGACGCGTAA